In a genomic window of Sutcliffiella sp. FSL R7-0096:
- a CDS encoding YrzQ family protein — MNRAMTSLLMIGLGAAATRLSRNNDVQNFLGDITSKRNMKKMRKQAKRLFS, encoded by the coding sequence ATGAACAGAGCTATGACATCCTTATTAATGATCGGCCTTGGAGCCGCTGCCACTCGACTAAGCCGTAACAACGATGTACAAAACTTCCTGGGAGATATCACTTCCAAACGGAATATGAAAAAGATGAGAAAGCAAGCCAAGAGATTGTTTTCTTAA
- a CDS encoding PRC-barrel domain-containing protein: MRTFSRVIGMLIYDMASGNKVGRVKDLCIEEPGRIKGLIIDGKGLFHRAKFLPLEYIHSFGDEGIMVGKHVLNPITKEDGQVYYHHFQGIKGKSFITGEGDKLGLLDDVYFEEETGTIVGYEVTDGFFADLSEGKKIVKNPSDLVIGKDTVVVSVLS; the protein is encoded by the coding sequence TTGAGAACATTTTCTCGAGTGATTGGGATGCTAATATATGATATGGCATCAGGGAATAAGGTTGGCCGAGTGAAGGATCTTTGCATTGAAGAGCCAGGTCGGATAAAAGGATTAATTATCGATGGAAAAGGTCTCTTCCATCGAGCAAAATTTCTCCCGTTAGAATACATCCATTCTTTCGGTGATGAAGGAATCATGGTGGGAAAACATGTCCTGAATCCCATCACCAAAGAGGACGGACAAGTATATTATCACCACTTCCAAGGTATTAAAGGAAAGTCCTTTATTACTGGAGAAGGAGATAAGCTTGGCCTGTTGGATGATGTATATTTCGAGGAGGAAACGGGCACAATCGTAGGATATGAAGTAACGGACGGTTTTTTTGCGGATTTGTCTGAAGGAAAAAAGATAGTAAAGAATCCTTCTGATCTTGTCATAGGAAAAGATACCGTCGTCGTTTCTGTATTATCCTAA
- a CDS encoding ATP-dependent RecD-like DNA helicase produces MKDQKQQSSLDLFEEHEKFIKGSHLVTIFHNESNMYSVVRIRVTETNVAYDEKEAVVTGYFPRIHEDETYIFFGQMKDHPRFGLQFHVEHFRKDIPQTRQGIVQYLSSDLFSGIGRKTAEKIADALGENAISKILENPSVLDSIPKLAGDKAKLLYDSLMEHQGLEQVMIALSQFGFGPQLSMKIYQAYKDLTIETLQKNPYQLVETIEGIGFARADELGNHFGISGNHPDRIRAGCLYMLEQHSMQEGHCFVKEVQLIEAVVRLLNEKQHGLVSDSDISREILQLTEEGKLKAEEGRVYLPSLYFSEQGIVTNIKKVLEQTQYADQFPESEFLLALGELEDRLKVQYAPSQKEAIQQALMTPMLLLTGGPGTGKTTVIKGIVELYADLHGCSLEPNDYDKDDPFPIMLVAPTGRAAKRMSEATGLPSLTIHRLLGWNGSEGFQHDEENPIKGKLLIVDEVSMVDIWLANQLFKSLPEDIQVVLVGDEDQLPSVGPGQVLKDLLASKVIPTVQLTDIYRQADGSSIIELAHDMKDGVVPADIFSGKKDRSFIKCGQAQILDVVKKVCANAQSKGYTARDIQVLAPMYRGNAGIDKLNEMLQELFNPKSEQRRELSFGNVVYRTGDKVLQLVNQPESNVFNGDIGEVVSIFYAKENTEKQDMVIVSFDGNEVTYTKQDLGQITHAYCCSIHKSQGSEFPIVVLPVVKSYYRMLRRNLLYTAVTRAKRFLILCGEEDALKLGVQRADEQARQTSLRERLQVKQSIDITEEDDDDPVLQEIPFWRDANIGMENVSPYDFMDDE; encoded by the coding sequence ATGAAGGACCAAAAGCAACAATCCTCTCTCGATCTTTTCGAGGAACATGAAAAGTTTATAAAAGGTTCGCATCTTGTTACTATCTTCCATAATGAATCCAATATGTATTCGGTCGTGCGGATCAGAGTGACGGAGACGAATGTTGCTTATGATGAAAAGGAAGCGGTCGTCACAGGCTATTTCCCTCGGATACATGAAGATGAGACTTACATATTTTTTGGACAGATGAAGGATCACCCTAGGTTTGGGCTTCAGTTTCATGTAGAGCACTTTCGTAAGGATATTCCACAAACAAGACAGGGGATTGTCCAGTATTTATCAAGTGATTTATTTTCAGGGATCGGAAGAAAGACGGCAGAGAAGATTGCCGATGCCCTTGGTGAGAATGCTATTTCAAAAATTCTGGAAAACCCTTCAGTATTGGACTCCATTCCAAAGCTTGCTGGGGATAAGGCAAAACTTCTCTATGACAGCCTGATGGAGCATCAAGGCCTCGAACAGGTCATGATCGCATTGTCCCAATTTGGTTTTGGTCCACAGCTTTCCATGAAGATTTATCAAGCCTATAAAGATCTGACAATTGAAACCCTCCAAAAAAATCCATATCAACTAGTTGAAACGATAGAAGGAATCGGATTTGCCCGGGCAGATGAACTCGGCAATCACTTTGGAATATCCGGAAACCACCCAGATCGCATTAGAGCAGGTTGCCTATATATGCTTGAGCAGCATTCCATGCAGGAAGGGCACTGCTTTGTAAAAGAAGTCCAGCTTATTGAGGCAGTGGTAAGGCTTTTAAATGAAAAACAGCATGGGCTTGTTTCAGACTCTGACATTTCTCGGGAAATTTTGCAACTGACAGAAGAAGGGAAGCTAAAAGCGGAGGAAGGTCGAGTATATCTTCCTAGCCTTTATTTTTCCGAACAAGGTATAGTCACGAATATCAAAAAAGTTCTGGAGCAAACCCAATATGCAGACCAGTTTCCAGAGTCCGAGTTCCTGCTTGCATTAGGTGAGCTTGAGGACAGGTTGAAGGTACAATATGCCCCCTCTCAAAAAGAAGCCATCCAGCAGGCACTTATGACCCCAATGCTGCTTTTAACAGGTGGCCCTGGTACCGGGAAGACGACTGTCATTAAAGGGATTGTTGAATTATATGCAGATCTGCACGGTTGTTCCCTTGAACCGAATGATTATGACAAAGATGATCCATTTCCCATCATGCTTGTGGCACCGACTGGCCGCGCTGCCAAACGGATGAGTGAAGCAACGGGCCTGCCTTCCTTGACGATACATAGGCTTTTGGGCTGGAACGGTTCGGAAGGTTTTCAACATGATGAAGAAAATCCGATAAAAGGGAAATTGCTGATAGTCGATGAGGTATCAATGGTTGATATCTGGCTTGCCAATCAACTTTTCAAATCCCTCCCTGAAGATATTCAAGTAGTTTTGGTGGGAGATGAAGACCAATTGCCTTCAGTGGGACCAGGACAGGTGTTAAAGGATTTGTTGGCATCCAAAGTCATTCCCACTGTGCAACTGACGGATATCTATAGACAGGCAGATGGATCCTCCATTATTGAGCTGGCACATGATATGAAGGATGGAGTAGTACCAGCTGATATTTTTTCGGGAAAAAAAGACCGCTCCTTTATAAAATGCGGGCAGGCTCAGATATTGGATGTAGTGAAAAAGGTCTGTGCCAATGCACAAAGTAAGGGGTACACAGCAAGGGATATCCAAGTACTCGCTCCCATGTACAGGGGAAATGCGGGGATAGATAAACTGAATGAAATGCTTCAGGAGCTGTTCAACCCTAAAAGTGAGCAAAGGCGTGAACTCAGCTTTGGGAATGTCGTGTACAGGACTGGTGACAAGGTATTGCAACTTGTGAATCAACCGGAAAGCAATGTGTTCAACGGGGATATCGGAGAAGTTGTTTCCATTTTCTATGCGAAAGAGAACACAGAGAAACAAGATATGGTCATTGTGTCATTCGATGGGAATGAAGTGACCTATACGAAACAGGATCTCGGTCAGATAACACACGCATACTGCTGCTCCATACATAAGTCGCAAGGAAGTGAGTTCCCGATAGTAGTTTTGCCAGTGGTGAAAAGCTATTACAGGATGTTGAGGAGGAACCTATTGTATACGGCTGTAACACGTGCCAAACGCTTCTTGATATTATGTGGGGAAGAAGATGCATTGAAGCTTGGTGTGCAGCGAGCGGATGAGCAGGCAAGGCAAACGTCTTTAAGGGAACGGCTACAAGTGAAGCAGTCTATAGATATAACGGAAGAAGATGACGATGATCCTGTTTTACAGGAGATTCCATTCTGGAGGGATGCGAATATCGGCATGGAAAACGTCAGTCCATATGATTTTATGGATGACGAATAA
- a CDS encoding tetratricopeptide repeat protein, whose amino-acid sequence MLDNNALGIQYLQEGKYEEALTAFSKEIEENPDNAVAYVNFGNVLSAVGELEKAMKFFERALEKDGTIGTAHYGLGNVFYQLEKWNEAKDQFELALKKGVKDSDIFFMMGMTLLQFEHAKLALPYFQRAVELKPEDAEARFQYGLCLAGQGLIQEATAEFEKVIEADDMHADAYYNLGVAYAYQENREKALENLDKALDVQADHMLAAHAKKILTEN is encoded by the coding sequence ATGTTAGATAATAATGCATTAGGGATTCAATACCTTCAAGAAGGAAAATATGAGGAAGCGCTCACGGCTTTTTCAAAAGAAATAGAAGAAAATCCGGATAATGCGGTAGCGTATGTTAACTTCGGAAATGTTCTAAGTGCTGTTGGTGAGTTAGAAAAAGCGATGAAGTTTTTCGAACGTGCGTTGGAGAAAGACGGCACAATCGGAACTGCTCACTATGGGCTTGGAAATGTATTTTACCAGCTTGAAAAATGGAATGAAGCAAAAGATCAGTTTGAACTTGCGCTGAAAAAAGGTGTTAAGGACAGTGATATCTTCTTTATGATGGGGATGACTCTTTTGCAGTTTGAACATGCAAAACTTGCGCTCCCTTATTTTCAACGTGCTGTAGAATTAAAGCCTGAAGATGCTGAAGCGAGATTCCAGTACGGGCTTTGCTTGGCGGGACAAGGCCTGATTCAAGAAGCTACAGCAGAGTTTGAAAAAGTGATAGAGGCTGATGACATGCATGCAGATGCATACTACAACTTGGGAGTTGCTTATGCTTATCAAGAAAACAGGGAAAAAGCATTAGAGAATCTTGATAAAGCATTGGACGTTCAGGCAGATCACATGCTTGCGGCACATGCTAAGAAAATCCTGACAGAAAACTAG
- the mnmA gene encoding tRNA 2-thiouridine(34) synthase MnmA, which produces MTKAPKDTRVVIGMSGGVDSSVAALLLKEQGYDVIGIFMKNWDDTDEFGVCTATEDYNDVIRVCNQIGIPYYAVNFEKQYWDKVFQYFLDEYKAGRTPNPDVMCNKEIKFKAFLEHALDLGADYLATGHYAQVEFRDGEYKMLRGLDDNKDQTYFLNQLGQEQLSKVMFPIGNIEKSEVREIAKRAGLATATKKDSTGICFIGERNFKEFLSGYLPAQPGNMVTMDGEVKGKHDGLMYYTIGQRHGLGIGGSGDPWFVIGKDLEKNVLYVGQSFHNELLYSDSITATDISWVSDHPPADGTACTAKFRYRQSDNKVTIQHLEDNKVKVIFDEPVRAITPGQAVVFYNGDECLGGGTIDHVFKNNEKLWYVG; this is translated from the coding sequence ATGACAAAAGCACCAAAAGATACCCGTGTAGTAATAGGAATGTCTGGTGGAGTGGATTCATCCGTAGCAGCCCTTCTTCTAAAAGAACAAGGCTACGATGTAATCGGTATTTTCATGAAAAACTGGGACGACACCGATGAATTTGGGGTTTGTACGGCAACGGAAGACTACAACGATGTCATCCGTGTCTGCAACCAAATCGGAATCCCTTATTACGCGGTAAATTTTGAAAAACAATATTGGGACAAAGTGTTCCAATATTTCTTAGATGAGTACAAAGCAGGACGCACGCCAAATCCTGATGTTATGTGTAACAAAGAAATCAAATTCAAGGCTTTCCTTGAGCATGCATTGGACCTTGGAGCCGACTATTTGGCAACAGGGCACTATGCACAAGTGGAATTTCGTGATGGCGAATACAAAATGCTTCGCGGCCTTGATGACAATAAAGATCAAACCTATTTCTTAAATCAACTCGGTCAGGAACAACTTTCTAAAGTAATGTTCCCGATTGGCAATATCGAAAAGTCAGAAGTTCGTGAAATTGCAAAGCGTGCAGGTCTTGCGACAGCAACGAAAAAAGATAGCACAGGAATTTGCTTCATCGGCGAACGCAATTTCAAAGAATTCCTGAGCGGTTACCTTCCAGCTCAACCAGGAAACATGGTGACGATGGATGGAGAAGTAAAAGGGAAGCATGACGGATTAATGTATTATACAATCGGACAGCGTCATGGTCTTGGTATCGGTGGAAGCGGGGATCCGTGGTTCGTAATCGGTAAGGATCTGGAAAAGAACGTTTTGTATGTGGGGCAAAGCTTCCACAATGAGTTGCTATATTCCGATTCCATAACCGCAACCGATATCAGTTGGGTGTCCGATCATCCACCTGCTGACGGGACAGCTTGCACAGCCAAGTTCCGTTATCGCCAGTCCGATAATAAAGTAACCATTCAACACCTAGAAGATAACAAAGTAAAAGTTATCTTTGATGAACCGGTACGAGCGATTACTCCCGGACAAGCTGTTGTCTTTTATAATGGCGACGAGTGCCTTGGTGGGGGTACGATTGATCATGTGTTCAAAAACAACGAGAAGCTTTGGTATGTAGGCTAA
- a CDS encoding cysteine desulfurase family protein translates to MKQIYLDHAATAPMHPAVLDSMLPAMREDFGNPSSIHGFGRKTRHLVDEARHVAAKAIGAKETEIIFTSGGTEADNLAILGVARTNSSRGKHVITTQVEHHAVLHTCEQLEKEGFKVTYLPVDEKGQVGLEDLKGALTDQTILVTIMFGNNEVGTVQPIKEIGEMLKEHPAYFHTDAVQAFGLLPINVEEHGIDFLSMSSHKINGPKGVGFLYARSGVNFSTLTYGGEQERKRRAGTENVAGIVGLKTAIELSTEEAEEKVTLYNSFKNKMLQIWQEEEVPFEINSAAEETLPHILNVYFPGTNVESLLVNLDLSGIAVSSGSACTAGSIDPSHVLVAMFGKDSDKIASSIRFSFGLGNTTEDITFAAKETAKVVKRLSRKK, encoded by the coding sequence TTGAAACAGATCTATTTAGACCATGCAGCAACGGCACCAATGCACCCGGCTGTCCTCGATAGTATGCTTCCTGCCATGAGAGAAGATTTCGGAAATCCCTCGAGCATCCACGGATTTGGCAGAAAAACGAGACATTTGGTGGATGAGGCAAGACATGTTGCTGCCAAAGCTATAGGTGCGAAAGAAACGGAAATAATTTTCACAAGCGGCGGGACAGAAGCGGACAACCTGGCCATACTTGGTGTAGCCAGGACAAACAGTTCTCGCGGCAAGCATGTCATCACGACGCAAGTCGAGCACCATGCCGTTCTTCATACTTGTGAGCAATTGGAAAAGGAAGGGTTTAAGGTTACCTATCTTCCAGTAGATGAAAAAGGACAGGTGGGACTAGAAGACTTAAAAGGCGCATTGACAGATCAAACCATCCTCGTAACCATCATGTTTGGGAATAACGAAGTGGGCACCGTGCAGCCAATAAAAGAAATTGGAGAAATGCTGAAAGAACATCCAGCCTACTTTCATACGGATGCCGTCCAAGCCTTCGGTCTTCTTCCGATCAATGTGGAGGAACATGGCATCGATTTTCTCTCCATGTCATCACATAAAATCAATGGACCAAAAGGTGTAGGCTTTTTATATGCAAGGTCAGGTGTGAATTTCTCCACTCTTACCTATGGCGGGGAACAGGAACGGAAACGCCGTGCAGGGACAGAAAATGTGGCAGGTATTGTCGGCTTGAAAACCGCGATTGAACTCAGTACAGAGGAAGCGGAAGAAAAGGTGACATTATATAACAGCTTTAAAAATAAAATGCTCCAAATATGGCAGGAGGAAGAAGTTCCTTTTGAAATAAACAGTGCTGCAGAAGAAACGTTACCACATATCCTGAATGTCTATTTTCCGGGAACAAATGTGGAATCTTTGTTAGTGAATCTGGACTTGTCAGGGATTGCCGTATCAAGTGGATCAGCGTGCACAGCAGGCTCCATTGATCCTTCTCATGTCCTTGTAGCCATGTTCGGAAAGGATTCGGATAAAATTGCATCATCTATCCGTTTCAGCTTCGGCCTTGGCAACACGACAGAAGATATCACATTCGCTGCAAAAGAAACAGCAAAAGTCGTTAAACGACTATCACGAAAGAAATAA
- a CDS encoding Rrf2 family transcriptional regulator, whose product MKISTKGRYGLTIMIELAKNVGEGPLSLKTIAQTHDLSEHYLEQLIAPLRNAGLVKSIRGAYGGYILADEPTKITAGDIIRVLEGPISPVEVIDDEEPAKRELWIRIRDAVKDVLDSTTLDDLANYEGGDQEAYMFYI is encoded by the coding sequence ATGAAAATTTCAACCAAGGGACGTTACGGGTTAACCATCATGATTGAACTTGCAAAAAATGTAGGGGAAGGTCCGCTTTCCTTAAAAACCATTGCTCAGACACATGACTTGTCAGAGCACTATTTGGAGCAACTAATTGCTCCATTACGTAATGCAGGCCTTGTAAAAAGTATAAGAGGTGCATACGGAGGATATATTTTAGCAGATGAGCCGACGAAAATTACGGCCGGAGACATTATTCGCGTACTCGAAGGACCAATCAGCCCTGTTGAAGTGATTGATGATGAAGAGCCGGCAAAGCGTGAACTATGGATTAGGATCCGTGATGCGGTGAAGGACGTATTAGATAGCACAACATTAGACGATCTGGCCAATTATGAAGGCGGAGATCAAGAAGCATATATGTTTTACATCTAA
- a CDS encoding YitT family protein, with amino-acid sequence MAKWSIYFIGLLIMAFGIVLMIRANLGSAPWDVFHIGLFYQIGLTIGTWSIIVGFFILMISSIISKKLPQIGAFLNMLMVGIFIDLYLMVPQLHTPDTIMGKITMLVLGIVIIGVGIGVYISSRCGAGPRDSLMISLTQVTGWKVQYIRLGMELVVLCLGWLLGGPIFIGTILFSLTIGSIVGLTLPACQKATDLILYKIQHRNDKKVTLQI; translated from the coding sequence ATGGCGAAATGGTCCATCTATTTCATCGGACTACTCATCATGGCTTTTGGGATTGTATTGATGATACGTGCAAACCTTGGCAGTGCGCCATGGGATGTTTTTCATATTGGACTCTTCTACCAGATTGGATTGACGATCGGTACATGGTCCATCATTGTAGGCTTTTTTATTTTGATGATTTCTTCTATTATTTCCAAAAAGCTGCCTCAGATTGGAGCTTTTCTGAATATGCTTATGGTCGGGATTTTTATTGATCTGTACTTGATGGTTCCCCAGTTGCATACTCCAGATACAATCATGGGTAAAATTACGATGCTTGTCTTGGGGATCGTGATCATCGGAGTTGGAATTGGCGTGTATATTTCATCGCGTTGCGGTGCCGGACCAAGGGACAGCTTGATGATTTCCTTGACCCAAGTGACTGGCTGGAAAGTGCAATATATTAGATTAGGAATGGAATTAGTAGTATTATGTTTAGGTTGGCTATTGGGTGGTCCGATTTTCATTGGGACCATACTATTCAGTCTTACCATTGGAAGCATCGTCGGCTTGACTTTGCCGGCCTGTCAAAAAGCTACGGACTTAATACTTTATAAAATTCAACATAGAAATGATAAAAAGGTTACTCTTCAAATATAG
- a CDS encoding replication-associated recombination protein A translates to MNNKPLAFRMRPRTIEEMVGQEHLVGEGKIIQRMVKAKHLSSMILYGPPGIGKTSIATAIAGSTQYAFRTLNAVVHNKKDMEIVAEEAKMSGKVILILDEVHRLDKAKQDFLLPHLENGRIVLIGATTSNPYHAINPAIRSRCQIFELHPLSVEEIKHVIMQALQDKVRGLGEQEINLDARALEHFANGCGGDVRSALNALELAVLSTSPNEDGSIVISLETAEECLQKKSFYHDKDGDGHYDVLSAFQKSIRGSDVDAALHYLGRLIEAGDLVSIGRRLLVIAYEDISLANPQAGARTLSAIEAAERLGFPEARIPLANAVIELCLSPKSNSAYKALDEALADIRKGLVGEVPAHLKDAHYKGAADLGRGVEYKYPHDYASGWVAQQYLPDKLKHKSYYKPKDTSKFETALGQIYENTKKKK, encoded by the coding sequence ATGAATAACAAACCACTGGCCTTTCGGATGAGGCCGCGAACGATAGAGGAAATGGTTGGCCAGGAGCATCTGGTGGGAGAAGGGAAAATCATTCAAAGAATGGTAAAAGCCAAACACCTTTCTTCCATGATCCTTTACGGGCCGCCAGGGATAGGAAAAACGTCGATAGCAACAGCCATTGCCGGTAGTACGCAATATGCTTTTCGCACATTGAATGCGGTCGTCCACAATAAAAAAGATATGGAAATAGTCGCAGAAGAAGCGAAAATGTCAGGCAAGGTCATCCTTATCCTTGATGAGGTGCATCGCTTGGACAAGGCAAAACAGGACTTTCTGTTACCTCACCTTGAAAATGGGCGGATCGTTCTGATCGGAGCAACCACGAGCAACCCCTATCACGCCATCAACCCTGCCATCCGGAGCAGATGCCAGATTTTTGAGCTTCATCCCTTGTCAGTAGAAGAAATTAAGCATGTCATCATGCAGGCATTGCAAGATAAAGTACGGGGGCTTGGAGAACAAGAGATTAATCTTGATGCCAGAGCTTTAGAACATTTTGCGAACGGGTGCGGCGGGGATGTGCGCTCAGCGCTGAATGCATTGGAACTTGCAGTGCTTTCCACAAGTCCAAATGAAGATGGAAGTATAGTCATTAGCTTGGAAACGGCCGAAGAATGCCTGCAGAAAAAAAGCTTTTATCATGACAAGGACGGAGACGGGCACTATGATGTTCTCTCCGCTTTTCAAAAGTCCATCCGGGGCAGTGATGTAGATGCGGCCCTTCATTATTTGGGTAGATTGATTGAAGCGGGAGATCTCGTTAGTATCGGAAGACGGTTGCTTGTCATCGCATATGAGGATATCAGTTTGGCCAACCCGCAGGCCGGGGCACGCACACTCTCCGCCATCGAGGCGGCAGAGAGACTCGGGTTTCCAGAAGCACGTATTCCTTTGGCAAATGCAGTCATCGAGCTTTGCCTATCTCCTAAATCCAATTCTGCCTATAAAGCGTTGGATGAAGCATTGGCCGATATCCGGAAAGGGCTGGTCGGGGAAGTGCCCGCCCACTTAAAGGATGCCCATTATAAAGGGGCGGCTGACCTTGGAAGAGGTGTCGAATATAAGTATCCACATGACTATGCGAGTGGATGGGTTGCCCAGCAATACTTACCTGACAAGTTGAAGCATAAATCCTACTATAAACCGAAAGATACGAGTAAATTTGAAACGGCCCTAGGGCAGATATATGAAAATACGAAGAAGAAAAAGTAA
- a CDS encoding RsfA family transcriptional regulator, whose translation MKVRQDAWSHEDDLLLAETVLRYIRDGGTQLAAFEEVGDALNRTSAACGFRWNAEVRKKYEPAVAIAKKQRKEKKRAQEKLAKLQQKQKGEPVSIKKVTTPSLEMEWLPAPKTASNENENKLPFEYDMEDEEYAPLPVRNAAVDTSITLDDCIHFLQTFQQNQNSDYRLQLESERLQKENQLLKQKNQSLEQQLKNLEEQQVAINEDYEMLVQIMDRARRMTGGVQDEVM comes from the coding sequence ATGAAAGTCAGACAGGATGCATGGTCTCACGAAGATGATTTATTACTTGCAGAGACTGTTTTACGATACATACGCGATGGCGGTACACAACTTGCCGCCTTCGAAGAGGTTGGCGATGCGTTAAACCGCACTTCCGCCGCTTGTGGATTCAGATGGAATGCAGAAGTCAGGAAGAAATATGAACCTGCCGTTGCCATAGCCAAAAAGCAACGAAAAGAGAAAAAACGAGCGCAAGAAAAATTAGCAAAGCTACAACAGAAACAAAAAGGAGAGCCGGTTTCAATTAAAAAAGTTACCACACCTTCTCTGGAAATGGAATGGCTGCCAGCACCCAAAACAGCTTCAAACGAAAATGAAAACAAGCTTCCGTTCGAATATGACATGGAAGATGAAGAATATGCACCTCTTCCGGTAAGGAATGCAGCTGTTGATACTTCGATTACCTTGGATGACTGTATTCATTTCCTACAAACCTTCCAACAAAATCAAAACTCTGATTATCGCTTGCAGTTGGAAAGTGAAAGATTACAAAAGGAAAATCAGTTACTAAAACAGAAAAACCAGTCCCTGGAACAGCAGCTCAAGAATTTAGAAGAACAGCAAGTTGCCATAAACGAAGATTACGAAATGCTGGTCCAGATCATGGACCGTGCAAGAAGAATGACCGGTGGAGTCCAGGATGAAGTGATGTAA
- a CDS encoding tRNA threonylcarbamoyladenosine dehydratase, translating into MLHQFSRNELAIGKEGLETLKNSTVAVLGIGGVGSFSAEALARSGVGRLILVDKDDVDITNVNRQIHALMSTVGQPKADLMKARIQDINPDCEVIALKMFYTEETYEEFFSYGLDYVIDASDTISYKIHLMKECLKRKIPMVSSMGAANKMDPTRFKMADISKTHTDPIAKVIRTRLRKEGIHRGIKVVFSDESPIIIREDVRKTVGNDKAEIRKAKMPPSSNAFVPSVAGLILGGYVINDILKDVKIQRVGGQQ; encoded by the coding sequence ATGTTACACCAATTTTCAAGAAATGAATTGGCAATAGGAAAAGAAGGATTGGAAACACTTAAAAATAGCACGGTTGCAGTATTAGGAATCGGTGGGGTCGGTTCTTTTTCAGCAGAAGCATTGGCACGTTCCGGCGTTGGACGCCTTATTTTAGTGGATAAAGATGATGTGGATATCACAAACGTAAACCGTCAAATTCACGCACTCATGTCCACAGTGGGGCAGCCGAAAGCGGACCTTATGAAAGCGCGCATTCAAGATATCAATCCTGACTGTGAAGTCATAGCTCTTAAAATGTTCTACACAGAAGAGACTTATGAAGAGTTCTTCAGCTATGGTTTGGATTATGTCATTGATGCATCTGATACGATTTCCTATAAAATCCACTTGATGAAAGAGTGTTTAAAGCGGAAGATTCCGATGGTTTCCAGTATGGGAGCGGCAAATAAAATGGATCCAACAAGATTCAAAATGGCTGACATCTCTAAAACTCACACAGATCCTATTGCGAAGGTTATTCGTACACGACTTCGCAAAGAGGGAATTCACCGTGGCATCAAAGTGGTTTTCTCGGATGAAAGCCCGATAATCATTCGGGAAGATGTCCGTAAAACGGTTGGGAACGATAAAGCGGAAATTCGTAAGGCGAAAATGCCACCTTCCTCCAATGCATTCGTACCATCTGTTGCAGGGCTTATTCTTGGCGGATACGTGATCAACGATATCCTGAAGGATGTTAAAATCCAGCGTGTTGGTGGCCAGCAATAA